From a single Pseudomonas triticicola genomic region:
- the hflK gene encoding protease modulator HflK, translated as MSEEVPRGTHALNSPWIQAGRLTFIALYAITVLAALAWAFSNVRQIDPQNRAVVLHFGALDRVQNAGLLWAWPQPFEQVVLLPAADRVIERRVENLLRSDEALKADRVASFATPLSDALAGSGYLLTGDAGVVQLDVRVFYQVSDPYEFVVQGEHVLPAFDRLVTRSAVALTAARDLDTIMVARPELIGADNQAAERRERLRGDLVQGINARLAELKASGQGIGIEVSRVDVQSSLPEPAVSAFNAVLTASQQADKAVANARTEAEKLTQSANEQADRTLQVAHAQAGERLAKASADTATVSSLATSTDPQMLLRLYRERLPKILGQAGSVTTVNPKDDSRLIIQGASQ; from the coding sequence ATGAGCGAAGAAGTTCCACGTGGAACACATGCGTTGAACAGTCCGTGGATCCAGGCCGGACGTCTGACCTTCATCGCCCTGTATGCGATCACCGTGCTGGCGGCACTGGCATGGGCGTTCTCGAATGTCCGACAGATTGATCCGCAAAACCGCGCAGTAGTACTGCACTTCGGTGCGCTGGATCGCGTTCAGAATGCCGGACTGTTATGGGCGTGGCCGCAACCCTTTGAACAGGTTGTTCTGTTGCCGGCGGCGGATCGGGTGATCGAGCGTCGAGTGGAAAATCTGTTGCGCAGTGACGAGGCGTTGAAGGCTGACCGGGTAGCGTCCTTCGCCACGCCATTGAGCGATGCACTCGCCGGGTCTGGTTATTTATTGACCGGTGACGCCGGTGTGGTGCAACTGGACGTGCGAGTGTTTTACCAAGTCTCCGATCCGTACGAATTCGTGGTGCAAGGCGAGCATGTGCTGCCAGCTTTCGATCGGCTAGTGACGCGCAGCGCCGTGGCCCTGACCGCCGCGCGAGACCTCGACACCATTATGGTCGCTCGCCCGGAACTGATCGGCGCCGACAATCAGGCGGCCGAGCGTCGCGAGCGATTGCGCGGTGATCTGGTGCAAGGCATCAACGCGCGTCTCGCTGAACTGAAGGCGAGCGGGCAGGGCATCGGTATCGAGGTGTCGCGGGTCGATGTGCAATCGAGCCTGCCGGAGCCAGCGGTCAGTGCCTTCAATGCGGTTCTGACGGCCAGTCAGCAAGCCGATAAGGCTGTGGCCAATGCGCGTACCGAGGCGGAAAAACTTACTCAATCTGCCAACGAACAGGCAGACCGCACGCTCCAGGTGGCTCACGCGCAGGCGGGGGAGCGTCTTGCAAAAGCCTCGGCCGATACCGCAACAGTCTCGAGTCTGGCCACGTCTACCGACCCGCAAATGCTCCTGCGTCTGTATCGCGAACGCCTGCCGAAAATTCTTGGTCAGGCCGGGTCGGTCACCACCGTCAACCCGAAAGACGATTCCCGGTTGATCATTCAAGGAGCCAGTCAATGA
- a CDS encoding cation-translocating P-type ATPase, whose translation MTATTAAPGLLSSAEQRRAARQLTLAMLALGLLGLGLLWRWMLPEQTGVSQLLLGFASLLVAVPVMRSAWYSLRYPSLHGITDQLIALAMLGAWATGDLLTAALLPIIMIFGHVLEERSVIGSQEAINALGQLTRSHARKLQADGSIIEVDNGTLSAGDVVEVRAGDRVPADGRVLSGQASLDTASITGESVPVEAGVGMLVFGGAINLDGLLRVEVTRTGDESTLGKVIALMQNAERSKPPITRLLERYAGSYMVLVLLLAAVTWFVTHDAQAMLAVLVAACPCALVLSAPATAIAGVAVAARHGILIRSSAFLEELADLTSLVVDKTGTLTYGTLRLQAIDSLNADTAEVQTLAASLGAASSHPVSRALAAMADQETYWPLTDIHERQGLGVVATTEKGEAALGRPELFAQLGITTPLVPEHDGPIAGLALNGEFLAWLLLADSIKPEARFALSELRELGLGRQLLLTGDRQSVALTLAQEVGLNEVQAQALPEDKLNRVLKEIDHGFRPMVVGDGINDSLALKAGVVGVAMGAGGADIALASADIVLIGSDLRRLGTCVRLSRQCRRTLQVNVIIGLGWTLAIVVFAAFGWLGAAGAMIAALLHNLSTLLVLGNAGRLLRFQEPLLRLDPRDK comes from the coding sequence ATGACGGCGACCACCGCTGCTCCAGGTCTGTTGTCCTCGGCCGAACAACGTCGTGCCGCGCGCCAGTTGACCCTGGCGATGCTTGCGCTCGGACTGCTGGGTCTGGGCTTGCTCTGGCGCTGGATGCTCCCGGAGCAAACCGGTGTCAGCCAATTGCTGCTCGGTTTCGCCTCGTTGCTGGTGGCGGTCCCGGTCATGCGTTCGGCGTGGTACAGCCTGCGTTACCCGAGCCTGCACGGCATTACCGATCAATTGATTGCGCTGGCCATGCTCGGTGCCTGGGCGACCGGCGATCTGCTCACCGCCGCGTTGTTGCCTATCATCATGATCTTCGGCCATGTGCTCGAGGAGCGCAGCGTGATCGGCTCCCAGGAAGCGATTAATGCGCTTGGCCAGTTGACCCGCAGCCATGCGCGCAAGCTGCAAGCAGACGGTTCGATCATCGAAGTGGACAACGGCACGCTCAGCGCTGGCGATGTTGTCGAGGTGCGGGCCGGTGATCGGGTGCCGGCGGACGGTCGGGTGTTGTCCGGCCAGGCGAGTCTCGATACGGCGTCGATTACCGGTGAGTCGGTACCGGTGGAAGCTGGCGTCGGCATGCTGGTGTTCGGCGGCGCGATCAACCTCGATGGATTGCTGCGCGTCGAAGTCACCCGCACCGGCGACGAATCCACCTTGGGTAAAGTCATCGCCCTGATGCAAAACGCCGAGCGCTCGAAACCGCCGATCACGCGATTGCTTGAACGCTATGCCGGCAGTTACATGGTGCTGGTCTTGCTGCTGGCGGCGGTGACCTGGTTCGTCACCCATGATGCACAGGCGATGCTCGCGGTGTTGGTGGCGGCGTGTCCGTGTGCGTTGGTGCTGTCGGCGCCGGCCACGGCGATTGCCGGTGTCGCCGTCGCCGCGCGTCACGGGATTCTGATTCGCAGCTCGGCGTTCCTCGAAGAACTCGCCGATCTGACCTCGCTGGTGGTCGACAAGACCGGCACGCTGACGTACGGCACGTTGCGTTTGCAGGCGATCGACAGCCTGAATGCGGACACCGCCGAAGTGCAGACACTGGCTGCCAGTCTTGGCGCGGCAAGCAGTCATCCGGTGAGCCGGGCACTCGCGGCGATGGCCGATCAAGAGACCTATTGGCCTCTAACTGATATCCATGAGCGCCAAGGCTTGGGCGTAGTGGCGACGACAGAGAAGGGCGAAGCTGCGCTCGGTCGTCCAGAGTTGTTCGCGCAACTGGGCATCACAACGCCCCTCGTTCCTGAACACGATGGCCCGATTGCCGGCCTGGCTTTGAACGGTGAATTCCTCGCCTGGCTGCTGCTAGCAGACAGCATCAAACCCGAAGCGCGCTTTGCCTTGAGCGAATTGCGCGAACTGGGGCTGGGACGCCAACTCCTGTTGACCGGTGATCGTCAGAGCGTTGCCCTAACCCTGGCGCAGGAAGTCGGGCTGAACGAAGTCCAGGCGCAAGCGCTACCGGAGGACAAACTCAATCGCGTGCTCAAGGAAATCGATCACGGCTTCCGCCCGATGGTGGTCGGTGACGGCATCAACGATTCACTCGCGCTCAAGGCCGGCGTGGTCGGCGTGGCGATGGGCGCTGGCGGGGCCGATATTGCTCTGGCTTCAGCGGACATTGTGCTGATCGGCAGCGATTTGCGCCGCCTCGGTACCTGCGTGCGCTTGAGTCGTCAGTGCCGGCGTACTTTGCAGGTCAATGTGATCATCGGTCTCGGCTGGACGCTGGCCATCGTGGTTTTTGCGGCTTTCGGTTGGCTCGGTGCCGCCGGGGCGATGATCGCGGCGCTGCTGCATAACCTGAGTACGTTGTTGGTGTTGGGCAACGCCGGACGTTTGCTGCGCTTTCAGGAGCCATTGCTCAGGCTCGACCCTCGGGATAAATGA
- the cfaB gene encoding C17 cyclopropane fatty acid synthase CfaB, with translation MLAQLPPALQNLQLPLRLRLWDGHEFNLGPTPSVTIVVKDPQMVTQFTHPSLDALGAAFVEGKLELEGSISEVIRVCDELSNALLDEDEGRQPVRAHHDKDTDAKAISYHYDLSNAFYQLWLDSDMAYSCAYFETGSETLEQAQQAKFRHLCRKLRLQPGEYLLDVGCGWGGLARYAAREFGVKVFGITLSKEQLALAQERVKAEGLADQVELQLLDYRDLPQDGRFDKVVSVGMFEHVGHANLAEYCATLFGAVKEGGLVMNHGITAKHTDGRPVGRGAGDFIEKYVFPNGELPHLAMISAEISEAGLEIVDVESLRLHYARTLDHWSERLEDNLEAAATLVPEQALRIWRLYLAGCAYAFARGWINLHQILAVKAHPDGSHELPWTRDDIYHP, from the coding sequence ATGCTCGCGCAACTTCCACCGGCCTTACAGAATCTGCAGTTACCGCTTCGCCTGCGACTCTGGGACGGCCACGAGTTCAATCTGGGCCCGACGCCCAGCGTAACCATCGTCGTCAAGGACCCGCAGATGGTTACTCAATTCACCCACCCAAGCCTGGATGCGCTGGGTGCGGCGTTCGTCGAAGGCAAGCTGGAACTGGAGGGCTCGATCAGCGAGGTCATCCGGGTTTGCGACGAGTTGAGCAATGCGCTGCTCGACGAAGACGAAGGCAGGCAGCCGGTGCGTGCGCATCACGACAAGGACACTGACGCCAAGGCCATTTCCTACCACTACGACCTGTCAAATGCGTTCTACCAGCTCTGGCTGGATAGCGACATGGCGTATTCCTGTGCCTATTTCGAAACCGGCAGCGAAACCCTCGAACAGGCGCAGCAAGCCAAATTCCGCCATCTGTGCCGCAAGCTACGCTTGCAGCCGGGCGAATATTTGCTGGATGTCGGCTGCGGTTGGGGCGGCCTGGCGCGGTATGCGGCGCGAGAGTTCGGCGTAAAGGTGTTCGGTATTACTTTGAGCAAGGAGCAGTTGGCGCTGGCGCAGGAGCGAGTCAAGGCCGAAGGTCTGGCAGATCAGGTCGAACTGCAATTGCTCGACTATCGCGATCTGCCGCAGGACGGCCGCTTCGACAAGGTTGTCAGCGTCGGCATGTTCGAACACGTTGGCCATGCCAATCTCGCCGAGTATTGCGCAACGCTATTTGGCGCGGTGAAGGAGGGCGGCCTGGTGATGAACCACGGCATCACCGCCAAACACACCGATGGCCGCCCGGTTGGACGCGGCGCTGGCGACTTTATCGAAAAATACGTGTTCCCCAACGGCGAGCTGCCGCATCTGGCGATGATCTCAGCCGAGATCAGTGAAGCCGGGCTGGAAATCGTCGATGTCGAAAGCTTGCGCCTGCACTACGCGCGCACGCTCGATCACTGGAGTGAGCGACTGGAGGATAACCTCGAAGCTGCGGCGACACTGGTGCCTGAGCAAGCACTGCGAATCTGGCGCCTGTATCTGGCCGGGTGCGCGTATGCCTTTGCGCGTGGCTGGATCAATCTGCATCAGATCCTCGCCGTGAAAGCGCATCCGGATGGCAGCCACGAACTGCCGTGGACCCGCGACGACATCTACCACCCCTGA
- the cls gene encoding cardiolipin synthase has product MDFFGPHIFGYLIALLHTLGSIAAIHAVLTVRTAQGSIAWALSLIFIPYLTLIPYLVFGRSTFDGYIKARRQANEQMRLAISELNWRPWVEEALAARASSAYASLRAMPKLGRMPCLANNEVQLLVNGTETFDAIFQAIAQAKEAVLIQFFIIHDDRLGQRLRDLLLKKAAEGVSIHLLYDRIGSHALPHHYVQALRDAGVEVKAFATRSGWLNRFQVNFRNHRKIVVVDGVVGFVGGHNVGDEYMGEKPPLAPWRDTHVKVRGPVVACMQESFAEDWFWAARTLPPLILPDAYPEDGVLCQLLASGPADAYETCSLFFVEAIHAATQRVWITSPYFVPDEAVFAALRLAVLRGVDVRLLLPSRPDHRIVYAASSLYAFEAVRAGVRVFRYRPGFLHQKVVLIDSEISAIGSANLDNRSFRLNFEVMLLTVDSEFAAAVEQMLNDDFALADEVAKEESREIHRLQQVGMRIARLISPIL; this is encoded by the coding sequence ATGGATTTTTTCGGACCGCACATTTTCGGTTACCTGATCGCCCTGTTGCACACACTCGGTTCGATCGCTGCAATCCATGCGGTGCTCACCGTGCGCACTGCGCAAGGCTCGATCGCCTGGGCATTGTCGCTGATCTTCATTCCCTACCTCACGCTTATTCCGTATCTGGTCTTTGGTCGCAGCACCTTCGATGGTTACATCAAGGCGCGGCGCCAGGCCAACGAGCAGATGCGTCTGGCCATTTCAGAGTTGAACTGGCGCCCGTGGGTGGAAGAAGCCTTGGCCGCTCGCGCGTCGAGTGCCTACGCCTCACTGCGCGCAATGCCGAAACTGGGGCGCATGCCGTGCCTGGCGAACAACGAGGTGCAACTGCTGGTGAACGGCACCGAGACTTTCGATGCGATTTTCCAGGCGATCGCACAAGCGAAGGAAGCCGTGCTGATCCAATTCTTCATCATTCACGACGATCGGCTCGGCCAGCGCTTGCGTGATCTGCTGTTGAAGAAAGCCGCCGAAGGCGTGTCGATTCATTTGCTCTATGACCGCATTGGCAGCCATGCCCTGCCCCATCATTACGTGCAAGCGCTGCGTGATGCCGGCGTCGAGGTCAAAGCCTTTGCCACGCGCAGCGGCTGGCTCAACCGCTTTCAGGTCAACTTCCGCAACCACCGCAAAATCGTCGTGGTCGATGGCGTAGTCGGGTTTGTCGGCGGGCATAACGTCGGCGATGAATACATGGGTGAGAAACCACCGCTGGCGCCATGGCGTGACACCCACGTCAAAGTCCGCGGGCCGGTGGTGGCCTGCATGCAGGAATCGTTTGCGGAAGATTGGTTCTGGGCTGCTCGTACTCTGCCGCCGTTGATCCTTCCGGATGCGTATCCGGAGGACGGCGTGCTTTGCCAATTGCTCGCCAGCGGCCCGGCGGATGCCTACGAAACCTGCTCGCTGTTTTTCGTCGAAGCCATTCACGCAGCAACGCAACGCGTATGGATCACCAGCCCTTACTTTGTCCCGGACGAAGCGGTGTTCGCGGCATTGAGGCTGGCAGTTTTGCGTGGTGTCGATGTGCGCCTGCTGTTGCCGTCACGGCCTGATCACCGCATTGTCTATGCCGCGTCCAGCCTGTATGCCTTTGAGGCGGTGCGTGCCGGCGTGCGGGTGTTCCGCTATCGACCGGGTTTCCTGCATCAGAAAGTGGTGCTGATCGACAGCGAAATCAGCGCCATCGGCAGCGCCAATCTGGACAATCGCTCGTTTCGCCTGAATTTCGAAGTGATGTTGCTGACCGTCGACAGCGAGTTCGCCGCCGCCGTGGAACAAATGCTCAATGACGATTTCGCCCTGGCCGATGAAGTGGCCAAAGAAGAAAGCCGGGAGATCCACCGCCTGCAACAGGTCGGCATGCGGATCGCCCGGCTGATTTCGCCGATACTCTGA
- a CDS encoding DUF3617 domain-containing protein has product MNVRLLGLALGLGLALPVVAQAQMLQPGLWEMSSSNLKVDDQAMDVQSILGQIQGQITPQQRAALEKNGINIGGKGIRACLTPQQVATNDIPLADPQSGCKQQITERTGNQWKFRFSCPKAQGTGVATFLSDREFTTVANGTFNAIGINQKGSLETRAVWLGQDCGTVKPRA; this is encoded by the coding sequence ATGAACGTTCGTCTGCTGGGTTTGGCGCTGGGCCTGGGTTTGGCATTACCGGTGGTTGCGCAAGCACAAATGCTGCAGCCGGGGTTGTGGGAAATGTCTTCGAGCAATCTGAAGGTCGATGATCAGGCCATGGACGTGCAATCGATCCTTGGCCAGATTCAAGGCCAGATCACCCCGCAGCAGCGCGCGGCGCTGGAGAAGAACGGCATCAACATCGGCGGCAAAGGTATCCGCGCCTGCCTGACGCCGCAGCAGGTCGCGACCAACGACATCCCGCTGGCCGATCCGCAATCGGGCTGCAAGCAGCAGATTACCGAGCGCACCGGCAACCAGTGGAAATTCCGCTTCAGCTGCCCGAAAGCCCAAGGCACCGGTGTGGCGACATTCCTCAGTGACCGCGAATTCACCACCGTCGCCAATGGCACCTTCAACGCCATCGGCATCAACCAGAAGGGCAGCCTGGAAACTCGCGCAGTCTGGTTGGGTCAGGATTGCGGCACGGTAAAACCCCGCGCTTAA
- a CDS encoding metal ABC transporter substrate-binding protein: MRALLVLFSLMLSMSLSAAEKLPVVTSFSILADMVHQVGGEHVQITNMVGADADAHTYEPTPDDAKALLKAKVIIKNGLGFEPWLDRLVTSTDSKATVISASRGVIPRSLDEDGETVPDPHAWHNLANAELYVANITKALIAADPGNKADYERNSQTYLKQIYALLAEAKNKLGALPPGNRKIVTSHDAFGYLGQAYGIDFIAPQGLSTESEPSAAEVAELITQIRQAKVKAVFMENIKDARLLKQIADESGAHIGGTLYSDALAASGPASTFTGLFEYNLNTLYKALSQP, translated from the coding sequence ATGCGCGCTCTACTCGTGCTGTTCAGCCTGATGCTGTCGATGTCCTTGTCAGCCGCCGAAAAACTGCCGGTGGTCACCAGCTTCAGCATCCTCGCCGACATGGTTCATCAGGTCGGCGGCGAGCACGTTCAGATCACCAACATGGTCGGCGCGGACGCCGATGCGCACACCTACGAGCCGACACCGGATGACGCCAAGGCGCTGCTCAAAGCCAAAGTGATCATCAAGAACGGCCTCGGTTTCGAACCTTGGCTGGATCGCCTGGTGACCAGCACCGACAGCAAGGCAACGGTGATCAGTGCCAGTCGCGGGGTGATTCCACGTTCGCTCGATGAGGACGGCGAGACCGTTCCCGATCCACACGCCTGGCACAATCTGGCGAACGCCGAGTTGTACGTCGCCAACATCACCAAGGCGCTGATCGCCGCCGACCCGGGCAACAAGGCTGACTACGAGCGCAACAGCCAGACCTACCTCAAGCAGATCTATGCCCTGCTCGCCGAAGCCAAAAACAAACTCGGCGCGCTGCCGCCGGGCAACCGCAAGATCGTCACCAGCCACGATGCCTTTGGCTATCTGGGTCAGGCTTATGGCATCGACTTTATCGCGCCACAGGGTTTATCCACCGAAAGCGAACCCTCCGCCGCCGAAGTCGCTGAGCTGATCACGCAGATTCGCCAGGCCAAGGTCAAAGCGGTGTTCATGGAAAACATCAAGGACGCGCGCCTGCTCAAGCAGATCGCGGATGAAAGCGGCGCGCACATTGGCGGCACGCTGTACTCGGATGCACTGGCGGCGAGCGGACCGGCGAGCACCTTTACCGGGCTGTTCGAATACAACCTCAATACGCTGTACAAGGCGTTGAGTCAGCCATGA
- a CDS encoding metal ABC transporter permease, protein MLATLSHFCQPFSEFVFMRRALLGGLVLACSTAPLGVFLILRRMSLIGDAVAHGILPGAALGFWFAGLSLPALTLGGLGAGLSMAGLAAWITRRTGLREDASLAAIYPISLASGVLILGIAGKRLDLLHLLFGSALAVDGPTLTGMLWVSAVSLMAMAAIYKPLLLDTLDPLFLRTVSRLGPLAHGVFLTLVVLNLVIGFQAIGALMVVGLMMLPAAASRFWSRRLPVLIATAAVMGCVSVWLGLLLSFYYSLPSGPAIVLVAGVGYLLSVLLGPVHGLLRRPPLLTSQ, encoded by the coding sequence ATGCTCGCCACCCTCAGCCATTTCTGCCAGCCGTTCAGCGAATTTGTGTTCATGCGCCGCGCCTTGCTCGGCGGCCTGGTGCTGGCATGCAGCACCGCGCCCTTGGGTGTTTTTCTGATCCTCAGGCGTATGAGTTTGATCGGTGACGCCGTCGCCCACGGCATTCTCCCTGGTGCAGCGCTGGGATTCTGGTTTGCCGGTTTGAGTCTTCCCGCACTCACCCTCGGTGGCTTGGGAGCCGGGCTGAGCATGGCCGGACTTGCTGCCTGGATCACCCGGCGAACGGGGTTGCGAGAAGATGCCAGCCTCGCCGCGATCTATCCGATCTCACTGGCGAGCGGCGTTTTGATCCTTGGCATCGCCGGCAAGCGCCTCGACCTTCTGCACTTGCTGTTCGGTTCGGCGCTAGCCGTGGATGGACCGACGCTGACCGGCATGCTGTGGGTCTCGGCGGTCAGCCTCATGGCGATGGCGGCGATCTACAAACCCCTGCTGCTGGACACACTGGACCCATTGTTCTTGCGCACGGTCAGTCGCCTCGGGCCACTGGCTCATGGCGTGTTCCTGACTCTGGTCGTGCTGAATCTGGTGATCGGCTTTCAGGCCATCGGCGCACTGATGGTTGTCGGGCTGATGATGCTTCCGGCTGCCGCGTCGAGATTCTGGAGTCGTCGTCTGCCGGTACTGATTGCCACCGCCGCCGTCATGGGCTGCGTGTCTGTGTGGCTGGGCTTGCTGCTGTCGTTCTACTACTCGCTGCCCAGCGGCCCGGCCATCGTGCTGGTCGCGGGGGTCGGCTATCTGCTGTCGGTGTTGTTGGGACCGGTTCATGGTTTGCTGCGCCGCCCGCCTTTGCTCACATCCCAATGA
- a CDS encoding metal ABC transporter ATP-binding protein yields MIRCQSLVWGAPGQPLTTPLSLEFESASLTAIIGANGCGKSSLLKVIAGLQKPLAGKVEMAVPRQSGISFLPQQQHLDRQFPISLEELIAAGFWGRRLSTQLRTQRLKNALEDWHLSGLEQRPLMALSGGELQRALLARLSLADAPVLLLDEPHAALDELGQQLLWQHIHHWHAEGRTLLVVCHDLAAVRQHIPNTLLIKNGHCVYATSRELIQPTAHMQVA; encoded by the coding sequence ATGATCCGCTGCCAATCCTTGGTATGGGGCGCACCCGGCCAACCGCTGACGACGCCTTTGAGTCTTGAGTTCGAAAGCGCCAGCCTGACCGCAATCATCGGCGCCAACGGCTGCGGCAAAAGCAGTCTGCTGAAAGTCATCGCCGGTTTGCAGAAGCCCTTGGCCGGCAAGGTGGAAATGGCTGTTCCACGCCAAAGCGGAATTTCCTTTCTGCCGCAACAGCAGCATTTGGATCGGCAGTTTCCAATCAGCCTCGAAGAGCTCATCGCCGCAGGTTTCTGGGGCCGTCGGCTCTCGACACAGCTGCGCACGCAGCGACTGAAAAACGCATTGGAAGACTGGCATTTGAGTGGACTCGAACAGCGTCCGTTGATGGCCCTGTCCGGCGGTGAGCTACAACGTGCCCTGCTCGCGCGACTGAGCCTCGCAGACGCCCCGGTGCTGTTGCTTGATGAACCGCACGCCGCACTCGACGAACTCGGCCAGCAATTGCTCTGGCAACACATTCATCACTGGCACGCCGAAGGCCGAACACTGCTCGTGGTCTGCCACGACCTGGCGGCTGTCCGCCAACACATTCCGAATACCCTGTTGATCAAAAACGGCCACTGCGTGTACGCAACCAGCCGAGAACTGATCCAGCCGACAGCGCACATGCAGGTCGCCTGA
- the folE2 gene encoding GTP cyclohydrolase FolE2 yields the protein MNALTLPDIAAQSARQTLPLDWVGMRGIALPVVLEGQRLSARVDAGVSLDDGEARGIHMSRLYLALETLEQRSLSPALLHQVLKCFLVSHQGLSACAYLNIHTDLLLKRPALVSPLAGWKSYPTIISASLKQQMFHVELKIEVPYASTCPCSAALARQMIQQQFVDDFANKALQHADVLAWLGSTKGIVATPHSQRSYAQLHLHLDSFIDELPLTAIINGAEAALGTAVQTAVKRPDEQAFALANGQNLMFCEDAARRLNQALQRTPGVNQFHIRVIHAESLHAHDAVAESSWQREQK from the coding sequence ATGAATGCTCTTACTCTCCCGGATATCGCCGCACAATCTGCACGCCAGACATTGCCTCTGGATTGGGTGGGAATGCGTGGGATTGCTCTACCCGTTGTGCTCGAAGGCCAACGTCTCAGCGCCAGAGTCGACGCTGGTGTGAGTCTGGACGATGGTGAAGCACGTGGTATTCACATGTCGCGCTTGTATCTGGCACTCGAAACCCTCGAACAGCGAAGCCTTTCTCCCGCTTTGCTGCATCAGGTACTCAAGTGTTTTCTGGTAAGTCACCAAGGTCTATCAGCCTGCGCATATCTGAACATTCACACCGACTTATTGCTGAAACGGCCGGCGTTAGTCAGCCCCCTAGCCGGCTGGAAATCCTATCCGACAATTATTTCAGCGAGCCTGAAACAGCAAATGTTCCACGTGGAACTAAAAATCGAGGTGCCCTATGCCTCGACATGCCCATGCTCGGCAGCCTTGGCAAGGCAGATGATCCAACAGCAATTCGTCGACGATTTCGCCAACAAGGCTCTGCAACACGCAGATGTTTTGGCATGGCTTGGCTCAACCAAAGGGATCGTGGCGACACCGCACAGCCAACGCAGTTATGCGCAACTGCACCTGCATCTCGACAGTTTCATCGACGAGCTACCGCTGACCGCGATCATCAATGGCGCCGAAGCAGCCCTCGGCACCGCCGTGCAGACCGCAGTAAAGCGCCCCGACGAGCAAGCCTTCGCTCTTGCCAATGGGCAAAACCTGATGTTCTGCGAAGACGCCGCCCGCCGCCTCAATCAGGCACTGCAGCGCACGCCCGGCGTCAACCAATTCCACATCCGCGTGATCCACGCCGAAAGCCTGCATGCCCACGACGCGGTCGCCGAAAGCAGCTGGCAGCGGGAGCAAAAATGA
- a CDS encoding glutamine synthetase → MSLASQAQAQMPALAHCTRSANLLACVDADGNAYSVNTVGTTLYLRGFEKDGHRYWAQTNSRFGQLTFFTGIASDGEAWVGYTRRVGWTTLNRFSSSGGSSARFTCSRMTGC, encoded by the coding sequence ATGTCGCTGGCCAGCCAAGCACAAGCGCAGATGCCGGCGCTCGCGCACTGCACACGCAGCGCTAATCTGCTGGCGTGCGTGGACGCCGACGGCAACGCCTATAGCGTCAATACGGTCGGCACTACGCTTTACCTGCGCGGATTCGAGAAGGACGGCCATCGCTATTGGGCACAGACCAACAGCCGCTTCGGCCAATTAACCTTTTTTACCGGCATCGCCTCCGATGGCGAGGCTTGGGTTGGCTACACCCGTCGTGTCGGCTGGACGACACTCAATCGCTTTTCCAGCTCGGGTGGTAGCAGCGCAAGGTTCACGTGCAGCCGGATGACGGGCTGCTAG